One Streptomyces sp. SAI-135 DNA segment encodes these proteins:
- a CDS encoding sulfatase-like hydrolase/transferase: MPEISRRAFGGLVGGGAMTAVAGTTTTAEAAEAVAERPFQARGEGGSGKRPNLLVILGDDLGWADLSSYGAPHINTPNLDRLARQGVRFTDAYSGSSTCSPTRFSLYTGRYPGRTPGGLAEPVADRSQGLDPNHPTLASLLKKAGYSTALIGKWHCGWLPDYSPTRSGWDEFFGNRGGVLEYFSKLGQLGDYDLYEGDATHKDLRYYTEVLTERAVEYVSRDHTAPWLLNLNFTTPHWPWLAEGDAETGAEIAARIRAAKSRAEISAALNHYDGGSVAKYAEMVESLDAAVGEVLTALRRSGQEEHTLVYFASDNGGERWSYLWPLSGEKFVLQEGGIRVPTIVRWPHRIDGGQVSHEPNFSPDWTATFLEVAGARPDPVYPLDGTSLAGYLLRGQRLPERDLFWRVRANRALRRGKWKYYQDAAGRDHLYDLAADLREQADLAADEPELLAELKGAWERTAAGLLPYPS; the protein is encoded by the coding sequence ATGCCCGAGATATCCCGCCGTGCCTTCGGTGGTCTCGTCGGCGGCGGTGCCATGACCGCCGTCGCCGGTACGACGACCACCGCCGAGGCCGCCGAAGCCGTTGCCGAACGCCCCTTCCAGGCCCGGGGCGAAGGCGGCTCCGGCAAGCGCCCCAACCTCCTCGTCATCCTCGGCGACGACCTCGGCTGGGCCGACCTGTCGTCGTACGGCGCCCCGCACATCAACACGCCGAACCTGGACCGGCTGGCCCGGCAGGGCGTGCGGTTCACGGACGCCTACTCGGGGTCCTCGACCTGCTCGCCGACCCGCTTCAGCCTGTACACCGGCCGGTACCCGGGGCGCACGCCGGGCGGGCTCGCCGAGCCCGTCGCCGACCGGTCGCAGGGCCTCGACCCGAACCACCCGACCCTCGCCTCCCTGCTGAAGAAGGCGGGTTACTCGACCGCCCTGATCGGCAAGTGGCACTGCGGCTGGCTCCCCGACTACAGCCCCACCAGGTCCGGCTGGGACGAGTTCTTCGGCAACCGCGGCGGTGTGCTGGAGTACTTCTCCAAGCTCGGCCAGCTCGGCGACTACGACCTCTACGAGGGCGACGCCACCCACAAGGACCTGCGCTACTACACGGAGGTCCTCACCGAGCGGGCGGTGGAGTACGTGAGCCGTGACCACACCGCGCCCTGGCTGCTGAACCTCAACTTCACCACCCCGCACTGGCCCTGGCTCGCGGAGGGCGACGCGGAGACCGGCGCGGAGATCGCCGCGAGGATCCGCGCGGCGAAGAGCCGGGCGGAGATCTCGGCCGCGCTCAACCACTACGACGGCGGCTCGGTCGCCAAGTACGCCGAGATGGTGGAGAGCCTGGACGCTGCCGTCGGCGAGGTGCTCACCGCCCTGCGCCGCTCGGGCCAGGAGGAGCACACGCTGGTGTACTTCGCCAGCGACAACGGCGGTGAGCGCTGGTCGTACCTGTGGCCGCTCAGCGGCGAGAAGTTCGTCCTCCAGGAGGGCGGCATCCGGGTGCCGACCATCGTGCGCTGGCCGCACCGCATCGACGGCGGCCAGGTCAGCCACGAGCCGAACTTCTCCCCCGACTGGACGGCGACCTTCCTGGAGGTCGCCGGCGCGCGGCCCGATCCGGTCTACCCGCTGGACGGCACCAGCCTGGCCGGGTACCTGCTGCGGGGCCAACGGCTGCCGGAGCGGGACCTGTTCTGGCGGGTGCGGGCCAACCGGGCGCTGCGGCGCGGGAAGTGGAAGTACTACCAGGACGCGGCCGGCAGGGACCATCTCTACGACCTCGCCGCCGACCTGCGCGAGCAGGCTGATCTGGCCGCCGACGAACCGGAGTTGCTCGCCGAGCTGAAGGGCGCGTGGGAGAGGACGGCGGCCGGGCTGCTGCCGTACCCGAGCTAG
- the glgX gene encoding glycogen debranching protein GlgX, which produces MSSAAEQEAVSEAAEERPAALVNGARRAAVPAVPVWPGAPTPLGARFRVGPDGVAGTNFALWAGGAEAVDLCLFDADGMESRARLTELTHEIWHGFVPGVMPGQRYGFRVHGRWDPWTGARWNPAKLLLDPYARAVDGDFSLPPEVYGHVRDWPQQQVADTVRDERDSAPYVPKGVVVHDDDDWAEDRRPKTPWADSVIYEMHVRGFTALHPGIPEELRGTYAGLAHPAAIEHLVRLGVTAVELLPVHQFAHEDHLLRRGLKNYWGYNSIGYFAPHAAYAASGTTGQQVGEFKRMVRALHAAGIEVILDVVYNHTAEAGELGPTLSLKGIDNRGYYRLQSDARRYADYTGCGNTLHVVQPHVLRLITDSLRYWVTEMGVDGFRFDLAAALARSMHDVDMLSPFLAVIAQDPVLRRVKLIAEPWDVGSGGYQVGAFPPLWTEWNDRYRNAVRDFWRGALPDVRDLGYRLSGSSDLYAWGGRRPYASVNFITAHDGFTLRDLVSYERKHNEANGEGNRDGTDDNRAWNCGAEGETDDERVRALRRRQLRNLLTTLLLSTGVPMLVAGDELGRTQRGNNNAYCQDNEISWVDWGLLDDPGWKALFDLTARLIDLRHRHPVLRRRAFFSGRAHSADGIRDLAWFTARGTEMTERDWYAPAATLGMYLSGRDIPGRDERGAPIVDDSFLAVLHAGDRPAAFLLPGPPWAERYEVVVDTSREEQTEAPRVVHRAGTSVTVPARAVLLLRVAG; this is translated from the coding sequence GTGTCCAGCGCAGCCGAGCAGGAGGCGGTGTCGGAAGCCGCCGAGGAGCGCCCCGCCGCGCTGGTGAACGGGGCGCGGCGGGCGGCGGTACCCGCCGTACCGGTGTGGCCCGGTGCACCGACCCCGCTGGGCGCCCGGTTCCGGGTCGGCCCGGACGGGGTCGCGGGGACCAACTTCGCCCTGTGGGCGGGCGGCGCCGAGGCCGTCGACCTGTGTCTGTTCGACGCGGACGGCATGGAGAGCCGGGCCCGGCTCACCGAGCTCACGCACGAGATCTGGCACGGCTTCGTCCCCGGCGTCATGCCCGGCCAGCGCTACGGCTTCAGGGTGCACGGCCGCTGGGACCCGTGGACCGGCGCCCGCTGGAACCCGGCCAAGCTGCTCCTCGACCCGTACGCCCGCGCGGTGGACGGCGACTTCAGCCTGCCGCCCGAGGTGTACGGCCATGTCCGGGACTGGCCCCAGCAGCAGGTCGCGGACACCGTGCGCGACGAACGCGACTCGGCGCCGTACGTCCCGAAGGGCGTGGTCGTCCATGACGACGACGACTGGGCGGAGGACCGCCGGCCGAAGACGCCGTGGGCGGACTCCGTCATCTACGAGATGCACGTCCGCGGGTTCACAGCGCTGCACCCCGGCATCCCCGAGGAACTGCGGGGGACCTACGCCGGTCTCGCCCACCCCGCCGCGATCGAGCACCTCGTCCGGCTGGGCGTCACCGCCGTCGAACTGCTCCCCGTCCACCAGTTCGCCCACGAGGACCATCTGCTGCGCCGCGGCCTGAAGAACTACTGGGGCTACAACTCCATCGGGTACTTCGCGCCGCACGCGGCCTACGCCGCCTCCGGTACGACGGGCCAGCAGGTCGGCGAGTTCAAGCGCATGGTGCGCGCGCTGCACGCCGCCGGGATCGAGGTCATCCTCGACGTGGTCTACAACCACACCGCGGAGGCGGGCGAACTGGGCCCCACGCTGTCCCTCAAGGGCATCGACAACCGGGGGTACTACCGGCTCCAGTCGGACGCCCGGCGGTACGCGGACTACACCGGCTGCGGCAACACCCTGCACGTGGTCCAGCCCCATGTCCTGCGGCTCATCACCGACTCCCTGCGCTACTGGGTGACGGAGATGGGCGTGGACGGCTTCCGCTTCGACCTGGCGGCCGCGCTGGCCCGTTCCATGCACGACGTCGACATGCTGTCCCCGTTCCTCGCGGTCATCGCGCAGGACCCGGTGCTGCGGCGCGTGAAGCTGATCGCCGAGCCGTGGGACGTGGGCTCCGGCGGCTACCAGGTGGGCGCCTTCCCACCCCTGTGGACGGAGTGGAACGACCGCTACCGCAACGCCGTAAGGGACTTCTGGCGCGGGGCGCTGCCGGACGTACGGGACCTGGGCTACCGCCTCTCGGGCTCCAGCGACCTGTACGCGTGGGGCGGGCGGCGGCCGTACGCCTCGGTCAACTTCATCACCGCGCACGACGGTTTCACCCTGCGGGACCTGGTGTCGTACGAGAGGAAGCACAACGAGGCGAACGGCGAGGGCAACCGGGACGGCACGGACGACAACCGGGCGTGGAACTGCGGGGCGGAGGGGGAGACGGACGACGAGCGGGTACGTGCCCTCAGGCGGCGGCAGCTGCGGAACCTGCTCACCACGCTGCTGCTGTCGACGGGAGTGCCGATGCTGGTCGCGGGCGACGAACTGGGCCGCACCCAGCGCGGCAACAACAACGCCTACTGCCAGGACAACGAGATCAGCTGGGTGGACTGGGGGCTCCTCGACGACCCCGGCTGGAAGGCGCTGTTCGACCTCACCGCGCGGCTGATCGACCTGCGCCACCGGCATCCGGTGCTCAGGCGGAGGGCGTTCTTCTCCGGGCGCGCGCACTCGGCGGACGGGATCCGCGACCTCGCCTGGTTCACGGCCCGCGGCACGGAGATGACGGAACGGGACTGGTACGCGCCGGCCGCCACGCTCGGGATGTACCTCTCGGGACGGGACATCCCCGGCCGTGACGAACGCGGCGCCCCGATCGTCGACGACAGCTTCCTCGCCGTCCTGCACGCGGGCGACCGCCCGGCCGCCTTCCTGCTGCCGGGGCCGCCGTGGGCGGAGCGGTACGAGGTGGTCGTCGACACGTCGAGGGAGGAACAGACCGAGGCCCCGCGGGTGGTGCACCGGGCGGGCACGTCGGTCACGGTACCGGCGCGGGCGGTGCTGCTGCTGCGGGTCGCGGGGTGA
- a CDS encoding Ig-like domain-containing protein, whose product MRHGHGRARRSRAALAAVVTWAGLLAGAAGCTADGGGGIGGVGGFGKPPAPEDVIRVAPDDGTRGVPPEERLRVRVPSGRLESVTVVKSQDAQDFPVPGHISDDGLRWEPDEAQLALAAEYTVDAVALDAHGRRSARHTTFTTYVPEERFVGYVSPENRSTVGTGMIVSLEFNREIEDRAAVERAVHVTSKPPVEIRPHWFGKGRLDFRPERYWAPGTRVTVALRLRDVEGAPGVYGLQYRTFSFTVGRSQVSLVDAAAHTMQVRRDGELLATVPITAGAPRTTTYNGKMVVTEMLEVTRMNSRTVGFGGEYDIPDVPHALRLTDSGTFLHGNYWAPTAPGRVNVSHGCVGLRDVKGGSSDTPAGWFFDRSLVGDVVEVVHSDDKKVAPDNGLGGWNMGWKEWKAGSAVK is encoded by the coding sequence GTGAGACATGGACATGGGCGCGCTCGGCGCTCGCGGGCCGCTTTGGCCGCCGTAGTGACATGGGCAGGACTGCTGGCCGGAGCGGCCGGATGCACGGCGGACGGGGGTGGCGGGATCGGCGGTGTCGGCGGGTTCGGGAAGCCTCCCGCGCCCGAGGACGTCATCCGGGTCGCCCCCGACGACGGCACCAGGGGAGTGCCGCCCGAGGAGAGACTGCGGGTCAGGGTGCCCAGCGGGCGCCTGGAGTCGGTCACCGTGGTCAAGTCCCAGGACGCGCAGGACTTCCCGGTGCCCGGGCACATCTCCGACGACGGGCTGCGCTGGGAACCCGACGAGGCACAGCTCGCGCTGGCCGCCGAGTACACCGTCGACGCGGTCGCGCTCGACGCCCACGGCCGCCGCTCGGCCCGGCACACCACCTTCACCACCTACGTCCCCGAGGAGCGCTTCGTCGGGTACGTCAGCCCGGAGAACCGCTCCACCGTCGGCACCGGGATGATCGTCTCCCTGGAGTTCAACCGGGAGATCGAGGACCGCGCCGCCGTCGAACGGGCCGTGCACGTCACCTCGAAGCCGCCCGTCGAGATCCGCCCGCACTGGTTCGGCAAGGGCCGCCTCGACTTCCGCCCCGAGCGCTACTGGGCCCCCGGCACCCGGGTGACGGTCGCCCTCCGGCTCCGCGACGTGGAAGGCGCGCCCGGCGTCTACGGCCTCCAGTACCGGACCTTCTCCTTCACCGTCGGCCGCAGCCAGGTCTCCCTCGTCGACGCGGCCGCGCACACCATGCAGGTGCGACGGGACGGCGAACTTCTCGCCACCGTGCCGATCACCGCCGGCGCTCCCAGGACGACCACGTACAACGGCAAGATGGTCGTCACCGAGATGCTCGAGGTGACCCGCATGAACAGCCGCACGGTCGGCTTCGGCGGCGAGTACGACATCCCGGACGTCCCGCACGCCCTGCGGCTGACGGACTCCGGCACCTTCCTGCACGGCAACTACTGGGCGCCCACCGCCCCCGGCAGGGTCAATGTCAGCCACGGCTGCGTGGGGCTCAGGGACGTCAAGGGCGGCAGCTCGGACACGCCCGCGGGCTGGTTCTTCGACCGGAGTCTCGTCGGGGACGTCGTCGAGGTCGTCCACAGCGACGACAAGAAGGTCGCTCCCGACAACGGGCTCGGAGGCTGGAACATGGGATGGAAGGAGTGGAAGGCGGGCAGCGCGGTGAAGTGA
- a CDS encoding Ig-like domain-containing protein: MNVRPIPGASVDARGRGAKGLLALILGVLLLAVTACGGGGSGSGDAKADKGDSSATETKQSEAVVSISPKDGARSVDTSGVLKVGATKGKLTEVQVKDAKGTAIAGKIAADGASWTPSTHLASGTAYTVHAVAKDAEGRTAAEDSRFTTLTPKNTFIGTFTPEDGSTVGVGMPFSIRFTRGITSPEAVEKAITVKTTPAVDVQGHWFGNDRLDFRPEKYWKEGTKVTVDLNLNGVEGRDGVYGKQDKTVSFTIGRNQVSVVDAKKLTMKITQDGRTVKTLKVTTGKPGYDTWNGQMVISEKLTVTRMNGETVGYGGEYDIKDVPHAARLTDSGTFIHGNYWGGDAFGNYNASHGCVGLRDVKGGYDSGVPAAWFFNHSLIGDVVVVKNSDDATVAPENGLNGWNMSWEKWKA, translated from the coding sequence GTGAACGTGCGACCGATACCGGGGGCGTCGGTTGACGCGCGGGGGCGCGGGGCCAAGGGACTGCTGGCGCTGATACTGGGCGTGCTGCTGCTGGCCGTCACCGCATGCGGCGGGGGAGGTTCCGGTTCCGGTGACGCCAAGGCGGACAAGGGCGACTCGTCCGCCACCGAGACCAAGCAGTCCGAGGCGGTCGTCTCCATCAGCCCGAAGGACGGGGCCAGGTCCGTCGACACCAGCGGTGTGCTCAAGGTCGGCGCCACGAAGGGCAAGTTGACCGAGGTGCAGGTCAAGGACGCCAAGGGCACCGCGATAGCCGGGAAGATAGCCGCGGACGGCGCCTCCTGGACGCCGTCCACCCACCTCGCCTCCGGCACCGCCTACACCGTGCACGCCGTCGCCAAGGACGCCGAGGGCCGTACCGCCGCCGAGGACTCCCGCTTCACCACCTTGACCCCGAAGAACACCTTCATCGGCACCTTCACGCCCGAGGACGGCTCGACCGTCGGCGTCGGAATGCCGTTCTCCATCCGCTTCACCCGGGGCATCACCAGCCCCGAGGCCGTCGAGAAGGCCATCACGGTCAAGACCACGCCGGCCGTCGACGTCCAGGGCCACTGGTTCGGCAACGACCGCCTCGACTTCCGTCCCGAGAAGTACTGGAAGGAAGGCACCAAGGTCACCGTCGACCTCAACCTGAACGGGGTCGAGGGCCGCGACGGCGTCTACGGCAAGCAGGACAAGACCGTCTCCTTCACCATCGGCCGCAACCAGGTCTCCGTCGTGGACGCGAAGAAGCTCACGATGAAGATCACCCAGGACGGCAGGACCGTCAAGACCCTCAAGGTGACCACCGGCAAGCCCGGTTACGACACCTGGAACGGCCAGATGGTCATCAGCGAGAAGCTCACGGTGACCCGGATGAACGGCGAGACCGTCGGCTACGGCGGCGAGTACGACATCAAGGACGTCCCGCACGCCGCCCGCCTCACCGACTCGGGCACCTTCATCCACGGCAACTACTGGGGCGGCGACGCCTTCGGCAACTACAACGCCAGCCACGGCTGCGTGGGCCTGCGTGACGTCAAGGGCGGTTACGACAGCGGGGTACCGGCCGCCTGGTTCTTCAACCACTCGCTGATCGGCGACGTGGTCGTCGTGAAGAACTCCGACGACGCCACGGTCGCCCCGGAGAACGGCCTCAACGGCTGGAACATGTCGTGGGAGAAGTGGAAGGCGTGA
- a CDS encoding enoyl-CoA hydratase-related protein gives MTVNLEVAEGVGTIRLDRPPMNALDVATQDRLKELAEEATRREDVRAVIVYGGEKVFAAGADIKEMQAMDHTAMVLRARALQDSFSAVARIPKPVVAAVTGYALGGGCELALCADFRIAAENAKLGQPEILLGLIPGAGGTQRLARLVGPSRAKDLIFTGRMVKADEALTLGLVDRVVPAGEVYTEAHAWAAKLAQGPAIALRAAKESIDTGLETDIETGLAVERNWFAGLFATEDRERGMKSFVEEGPGKAKFL, from the coding sequence ATGACCGTGAATCTCGAAGTCGCCGAAGGCGTCGGCACCATCCGTCTCGACCGGCCGCCCATGAACGCGCTGGACGTGGCCACCCAGGACCGGCTGAAGGAGCTCGCCGAGGAGGCGACCCGGCGCGAGGACGTGCGCGCGGTGATCGTGTACGGCGGGGAGAAGGTGTTCGCGGCCGGCGCGGACATCAAGGAGATGCAGGCCATGGACCACACCGCGATGGTCCTGCGCGCCCGTGCCCTCCAGGACTCGTTCTCGGCGGTGGCCCGCATCCCCAAGCCGGTCGTCGCGGCCGTCACCGGGTACGCCCTGGGCGGCGGCTGCGAGCTCGCGCTGTGCGCGGACTTCCGCATCGCCGCGGAGAACGCCAAGCTGGGGCAGCCGGAGATCCTGCTCGGACTGATCCCGGGCGCGGGCGGCACCCAGCGCCTGGCCCGGCTGGTCGGCCCGTCCAGGGCGAAGGACCTGATCTTCACGGGCCGTATGGTCAAGGCCGACGAGGCGCTGACGCTCGGTCTCGTGGACCGGGTCGTGCCGGCCGGCGAGGTCTACACCGAGGCGCACGCGTGGGCGGCGAAGCTCGCGCAGGGACCGGCGATCGCGCTGCGCGCCGCGAAGGAGTCGATCGACACGGGTCTGGAGACCGACATCGAGACGGGCCTCGCGGTGGAACGGAACTGGTTCGCAGGTCTGTTCGCCACGGAGGACCGCGAGCGGGGCATGAAGAGTTTCGTCGAGGAAGGCCCCGGCAAGGCGAAATTCCTCTGA
- a CDS encoding ATP-binding protein yields the protein MAGLEGFEQPRGDGRATAARWSPAVEDEHARKALELFGDPTEAEVPLPSRPESAAAARRLTQVIVLRHWGLTPKMTEDAVLLVSELVGNAVRHTGARVFGLRMRRRRGWIRIEVRDPSRGLPCLMPVQEMDVSGRGLFLVDKLSDRWGVDLLPRGKTTWFEMRVADR from the coding sequence ATGGCGGGGCTGGAGGGTTTCGAACAGCCGCGGGGAGACGGCCGTGCGACGGCGGCGCGCTGGTCTCCGGCGGTCGAGGACGAGCACGCACGGAAAGCGCTCGAACTGTTCGGAGACCCGACGGAGGCCGAAGTCCCGCTGCCGTCCCGGCCGGAGTCCGCGGCGGCCGCGCGCCGCCTGACCCAGGTGATCGTCCTGCGGCACTGGGGGCTCACTCCGAAGATGACTGAGGACGCCGTCTTACTCGTGTCCGAACTGGTCGGCAACGCGGTGCGGCACACCGGGGCCCGGGTGTTCGGTCTGCGGATGCGGCGCCGGCGGGGCTGGATCCGGATAGAGGTCCGTGACCCGTCGCGCGGACTGCCCTGTCTGATGCCGGTGCAGGAGATGGATGTCAGCGGGCGGGGACTGTTCCTCGTGGACAAGCTGTCGGACCGCTGGGGCGTCGATCTGCTGCCCCGCGGGAAGACGACTTGGTTCGAGATGCGGGTGGCTGACCGGTAA
- a CDS encoding polysaccharide deacetylase family protein gives MGRVTTTDRRAVLLATAGLALTAGCGTTGALAHPEPATASSRPDPLPAQPAHGPRDRPRLALTFHGSGDPATARALLTEAERHGARVTVFAVGTWLDEHPGMARRILDGGHELGNHTLRHLDINTMSEADARQEIAGCAQRLRRLTGSIGTWFRPSRAPRASPLVERLARENGYPHVLSYDVDSLDFTSPGAAAVVRTVLGEARAGSVVSLHFGYADTVAALPAVLEELDRRGLAAVTTTELFS, from the coding sequence ATGGGACGGGTGACCACGACCGATCGTCGGGCCGTGCTGCTCGCCACCGCCGGTCTCGCGCTGACCGCCGGATGCGGCACCACCGGGGCACTCGCCCACCCCGAGCCCGCCACCGCCAGCTCCCGTCCCGATCCCCTCCCCGCCCAGCCGGCCCACGGCCCCCGCGACCGGCCCCGCCTCGCCCTCACCTTCCACGGCTCCGGCGACCCCGCCACCGCACGGGCCCTGCTCACCGAAGCCGAACGGCACGGCGCGCGCGTCACCGTGTTCGCCGTCGGGACCTGGCTCGACGAGCACCCCGGCATGGCCCGCCGCATCCTCGACGGCGGCCACGAACTCGGCAACCACACCCTGCGCCACCTCGACATCAACACGATGTCCGAGGCCGACGCCCGGCAGGAGATCGCCGGCTGCGCCCAGCGGCTGCGGCGGCTCACCGGGTCGATCGGGACCTGGTTCCGGCCCTCCAGGGCACCCCGGGCCTCCCCGCTCGTCGAGCGCCTCGCCCGCGAGAACGGCTACCCGCACGTCCTGTCGTACGACGTCGACTCCCTCGACTTCACCTCGCCCGGCGCCGCCGCCGTCGTCCGCACGGTGCTCGGTGAGGCCCGCGCCGGATCCGTGGTCAGCCTGCACTTCGGCTACGCCGACACGGTCGCGGCCCTGCCCGCCGTACTGGAAGAACTCGACCGCCGCGGCCTGGCCGCCGTGACCACCACGGAGCTGTTCAGCTGA
- a CDS encoding YncE family protein: protein MHRTLVRHALIAGAALVALAACGTEHHDPSATAHRGTEAAVPAPVKPAEPVKQQVQGLPGMPPVLDPQDVYAADRPNALAPAVKDFPSRVYVPNTESDTVSVIDPRTYQVIDTIRVGRQPQHVVPSWDMKTLWVNNNRGHTLTPIDPSTGKAGKPVEVHDPYNLYFTPNGRYAVVMASLDRELVFRDPHTMEVRKTVPVSCYGVNHADFSLDGRYFIVSCEFSGELLKVDTEKMEVIGQQKLPFRGAMPQDVKVSPDGKRFYVADMMADGMWVLDGDTFGRPTLLPTGKGTHGLYVSRDSREMYVSNRGEGTVSVFDFARNRVTRKWHLPQGGSPDMGGVSADGKVLWLSGRYNSEVYAIDTRTGAQLARVKVGSGPHGLAVYPQPGRYSLGHTGIFR from the coding sequence ATGCACCGCACCCTCGTCCGACACGCCCTGATCGCGGGCGCCGCGCTCGTCGCCCTCGCCGCCTGCGGCACGGAGCACCACGACCCGTCCGCCACCGCGCACCGCGGCACCGAGGCGGCCGTCCCGGCCCCGGTGAAACCGGCGGAACCGGTGAAGCAGCAGGTCCAGGGGCTGCCCGGGATGCCGCCCGTCCTCGACCCCCAGGACGTGTACGCGGCCGACCGCCCCAACGCACTGGCGCCGGCCGTCAAGGACTTCCCGTCGCGCGTCTACGTGCCCAACACCGAGTCCGACACGGTCTCCGTCATCGACCCGAGGACGTACCAGGTCATCGACACGATCCGGGTCGGGCGCCAGCCCCAGCACGTCGTGCCCTCCTGGGACATGAAGACCCTGTGGGTCAACAACAACCGCGGCCACACCCTCACGCCCATCGACCCGAGCACCGGGAAGGCGGGCAAACCCGTCGAGGTGCACGACCCGTACAACCTCTACTTCACTCCGAACGGCAGATACGCCGTCGTGATGGCCTCCCTCGACCGTGAACTCGTCTTCCGCGACCCGCACACCATGGAAGTGCGGAAGACGGTTCCGGTCAGCTGCTACGGCGTCAACCACGCCGACTTCTCCCTGGACGGCCGGTACTTCATCGTGTCCTGCGAGTTCAGCGGGGAGCTGCTGAAGGTCGACACCGAGAAGATGGAGGTGATCGGACAGCAGAAGCTCCCCTTCCGCGGGGCCATGCCCCAGGACGTCAAGGTCTCGCCCGACGGAAAGCGCTTCTACGTCGCGGACATGATGGCCGACGGGATGTGGGTCCTGGACGGCGACACCTTCGGCAGGCCGACCCTGCTGCCCACCGGCAAGGGCACCCACGGCCTCTACGTCAGCCGGGACTCCCGCGAGATGTACGTCTCCAACCGCGGCGAAGGGACCGTGTCCGTCTTCGACTTCGCCCGGAACAGGGTCACCAGGAAGTGGCACCTCCCCCAGGGCGGCAGCCCCGACATGGGCGGCGTCTCGGCCGACGGCAAGGTCCTGTGGCTGTCCGGCCGCTACAACTCCGAGGTCTACGCCATCGACACCCGCACCGGCGCCCAGCTCGCCCGCGTCAAGGTCGGCAGCGGACCGCACGGGCTCGCGGTCTACCCCCAGCCGGGACGCTACTCACTCGGTCACACCGGCATCTTCCGCTGA
- a CDS encoding GNAT family N-acetyltransferase, whose product METLRDILDAAARGVFPPADGGTTVVPQACHRDAGVLSFTAHSVVFTDEDPDWVRATLRGLDCDALAATMNPRFLTAFLDRTGRRSETIDALLVGDPLPGEPPLALREIEDARHPRITYARRRRDGIRAWTTEGGVLVTGRGVGGRLEVSVEVDEDARHRGLGRALVTAARHLVREPVWAQVSPGNARSMRAFQAAGYRPVGAEAVLLATTPRGDGGSAEDAGVTE is encoded by the coding sequence ATGGAGACCTTGCGGGACATTCTCGACGCGGCGGCACGCGGGGTGTTCCCGCCCGCGGACGGCGGCACGACGGTCGTCCCGCAGGCCTGCCACCGGGACGCGGGCGTGCTGTCCTTCACGGCGCACTCGGTGGTCTTCACCGACGAGGACCCCGACTGGGTCCGTGCCACGCTGCGCGGCCTGGACTGCGACGCGCTGGCCGCGACCATGAACCCGCGGTTCCTGACCGCCTTCCTGGACCGGACCGGGCGCAGGTCCGAGACCATCGACGCCCTGCTGGTCGGCGACCCGCTGCCGGGCGAACCGCCGCTCGCGCTGCGGGAGATCGAGGACGCGCGGCACCCGCGCATCACGTACGCCCGCAGACGGCGCGACGGCATTCGCGCCTGGACGACCGAGGGCGGGGTGCTGGTGACCGGACGCGGTGTCGGCGGCCGCCTGGAGGTGTCGGTCGAGGTGGACGAGGACGCACGGCACCGGGGTCTGGGGCGGGCGCTGGTGACCGCGGCCAGGCATCTGGTCAGGGAGCCGGTGTGGGCCCAGGTCTCGCCGGGGAACGCCCGCAGCATGCGGGCGTTCCAGGCGGCCGGCTACCGTCCGGTGGGGGCGGAGGCGGTGCTGCTCGCCACCACCCCGCGGGGCGACGGCGGTTCAGCGGAAGATGCCGGTGTGACCGAGTGA
- a CDS encoding EF-hand domain-containing protein has product MAHIDIEEARKQFERIDADGDGSITAAEFKSALAQGGDWNVTESVAEAIIKSRDLNGDKLLSFDEFWAFLNK; this is encoded by the coding sequence GTGGCGCACATCGACATCGAGGAAGCACGCAAGCAGTTCGAGCGGATCGATGCGGACGGTGACGGCTCCATCACCGCCGCCGAGTTCAAGTCCGCCCTGGCCCAGGGCGGCGACTGGAACGTGACCGAGTCGGTCGCCGAGGCGATCATCAAGAGCCGTGACCTGAACGGCGACAAGCTCCTGTCGTTCGACGAGTTCTGGGCCTTCCTGAACAAGTAG